Proteins encoded together in one Vigna angularis cultivar LongXiaoDou No.4 chromosome 5, ASM1680809v1, whole genome shotgun sequence window:
- the LOC108339328 gene encoding protein DMP7 produces MDVHVSNLQPLLENIVPQKTPKTPAQKTMRKAFKGTAHLSKLLPTGTVLIFQTLSPLFTHQGQCKTVSNKVMTIVLLSLCSISCFVLSFTDSFRDERGKVRYGVASVNGIWVMDASVRLPAEEAEKYRLRFIDFFHAFMSILVFLAIALFDGSVVSCFVPKPSEEVKELLMLLPVGIGTVCSLFFVAFPTQRHGIGFPLSRN; encoded by the coding sequence ATGGATGTTCATGTGAGTAATCTACAACCCCTTTTGGAAAACATTGTACCACAGAAAACTCCGAAAACCCCAGCACAAAAAACCATGAGAAAGGCATTCAAGGGCACAGCACATTTGTCGAAGCTTCTTCCAACAGGAACAGTGCTAATATTCCAAACCCTGTCACCACTTTTCACTCACCAAGGGCAATGCAAAACCGTTTCAAACAAAGTCATGACCATTGTTCTCTTGAGCCTTTGCAGCATCTCATGCTTTGTTCTCTCCTTCACTGACAGCTTCAGGGATGAGAGGGGGAAGGTGAGATATGGGGTGGCATCAGTGAACGGGATTTGGGTTATGGATGCATCGGTGAGACTTCCTGCAGAAGAGGCAGAAAAGTATAGGCTAAGGTTCATTGATTTCTTCCATGCATTCATGTCAATATTGGTTTTCTTGGCAATTGCACTCTTTGATGGAAGTGTGGTGAGTTGTTTTGTTCCAAAGCCTTCTGAGGAAGTCAAAGAGCTTCTCATGCTTTTGCCTGTTGGGATTGGCACTGTGTGTAGCCTTTTTTTTGTTGCATTCCCTACCCAGAGACATGGGATTGGTTTCCCTCTCTCTCGTAATTAg
- the LOC108338946 gene encoding receptor-like protein kinase 5 — MQIQRKNINKRPLRTQHISIFDRMFVFFLFFLFLLSPPRFSLSLTQDGLFLLEARSRLSDPQNSLSSWNPAASTPCQWRGVTCNNHSAAVIAIDLSYSFLSGPFPAALCRLPSLSSLNLSYNLINSTLSAVSLCRSLLHLDLSQNALVGPIDSLAALTSLRYLDLSGNNLSGEIPETLAALPHLETLNLVSNLLTGTITASLGNLTSLKRLQLAYNLFKPGPMPSELGKLGNLETLFLALCNLQGPIPDTFSNLVNLTSLDLSQNSITGNIPQWFTRLTRVTQIELYQNSLSGELPRGMSKMTSLKLFDASRNELTGTIPTELCELPLQSLNLFENKLEGFLPGAIARSPNLSELKLFSNRLIGTLPSDLGSNSPLNHIDVSHNRFYGEIPANICRRGQLEQLILMYNSFSGEIPESLGKCKSLMRVRLRNNNLSGNVPEGVWSLPRLHLLELLENHFSGYISKAISGSSSLSNLLLSNNRFSGSIPEEIGLLDNLVEFAASNNNLSGQIPGSMVKLKQLVNLDLSSNNLSGDLNFGGIGYLSKVTDLNLSHNRLDGNVPSELGSFPVLNYLDLSWNSFSGEIPLQLQNLRLSELNLSYNQLSGDIPPLYANAKYKTSFIGNPGLCSHLPGLCNCYGRNKNWRHTWILWSIFVLAGVVFIIGVAWFYFRYRKVKKMKKGLCTSSWKSFHKLQFSGLEVAKLLNEANVIGKGASGKVYKVVLSNGEVVAVKKMSVGAPKKVDENGGSRKDEFDAEVEALGRIRHKNIVRLWCCCNSGNDKLLVFEYMPNGSLGDLLQGSKKSLLDWPKRCKIAVDAAEGLSYLHHDCVPPIVHRDVKSNNILVDEDFAAKVADFGVAKMVTKAGQGTESMSVIAGSYGYIAPEYAYTLRVSEKCDIYSFGVVILELITGRPPIDPEYGENGLVKWVSSALEHEGVDHVVDPTLDYRFREEISKVLSVGLQCTSSNPITRPTMRKVVKMLREVTAVPKRTSVNDGNE, encoded by the exons ATGCAAATTCAGagaaaaaacattaacaaaCGACCACTCCGAACACAACATATTTCTATCTTCGACAGAATGTtcgtgttttttcttttcttcctcttccttctctctccTCCGcgattctctctctctctaaccCAAGACGGCCTTTTCCTCCTCGAGGCGCGCAGCCGCCTCTCCGACCCCCAGAACTCACTCTCCTCCTGGAACCCCGCCGCCTCCACCCCCTGCCAGTGGAGGGGCGTCACCTGCAACAATCATTCCGCCGCCGTCATCGCCATCGATCTCTCTTACTCCTTCCTCTCCGGCCCCTTCCCCGCCGCCCTCTGCCGCCTCCCCTCCCTCTCTTCCCTCAACCTCTCTTACAACCTCATCAACTCCACCCTCTCCGCCGTCTCTCTCTGCCGCTCCCTCCTCCATCTCGACCTCTCCCAAAACGCCCTTGTGGGTCCCATCGACTCCCTCGCCGCACTCACCTCTCTCCGCTACCTCGACCTCTCCGGCAACAACCTCTCCGGAGAAATTCCCGAGACCCTCGCTGCCCTACCCCACCTCGAAACACTCAACCTCGTTAGCAATCTTCTCACAGGTACCATCACCGCTTCACTCGGGAACCTTACTTCGCTGAAACGCCTTCAACTTGCTTACAACTTGTTCAAGCCGGGTCCCATGCCGAGTGAACTCGGGAAACTCGGAAACCTTGAAACGCTTTTTCTCGCTCTGTGCAACCTTCAAGGTCCCATTCCAGACACCTTCAGCAATCTCGTTAACTTGACAAGCCTCGACTTGTCTCAGAACAGCATCACCGGTAACATTCCGCAATGGTTCACGCGTTTAACGCGTGTGACCCAAATTGAGCTTTACCAAAACTCGCTCTCTGGGGAGCTACCCAGAGGAATGTCGAAGATGACGAGTTTGAAACTATTTGACGCGTCGAGGAACGAGTTGACTGGGACGATTCCGACCGAGTTGTGTGAGTTGCCACTCCAGTCACTGAATTTATTTGAGAACAAACTCGAAGGGTTTTTGCCGGGGGCCATTGCGCGTTCCCCGAACCTCTCTGAACTCAAACTTTTCAGTAACAGACTTATTGGAACATTGCCGAGTGATTTGGGCAGTAACTCACCGTTGAACCATATTGACGTTTCGCATAACCGGTTTTACGGTGAAATTCCGGCGAACATTTGCCGGCGGGGCCAGCTTGAGCAGCTAATCTTGATGTACAATTCGTTTTCGGGTGAAATTCCCGAGAGTCTCGGGAAATGCAAGAGTTTAATGAGGGTTCGGTTAAGAAACAATAATCTCTCGGGAAATGTTCCTGAAGGGGTTTGGAGTTTGCCCCGTTTGCATTTGCTTGAGCTTTTGGAAAATCACTTTTCTGGGTACATTTCTAAGGCGATTTCTGGTTCTTCCAGCTTGTCAAATTTGTTGCTTTCAAATAACCGGTTTTCTGGGTCGATTCCTGAGGAAATTGGGTTATTGGACAATCTTGTGGAGTTTGCTGCTAGTAATAATAATCTCTCGGGTCAGATTCCAGGGAGTATGGTGAAGTTGAAGCAGTTAGTTAATCTCGACCTTAGTTCTAATAATCTTTCTGGTGATCTTAATTTTGGTGGAATTGGTTACTTGAGTAAGGTCACTGACCTTAATCTGTCACATAATAGGTTGGATGGAAATGTTCCAAGTGAATTAGGAAGCTTTCCTGTGCTTAATTATCTTGATCTTTCTTGGAACAGTTTCTCTGGGGAGATCCCATTGCAGTTGCAAAATTTGAGACTATCTGAGCTGAATTTGTCTTACAACCAGCTTTCTGGGGATATTCCTCCTCTTTATGCCAATGCCAAGTACAAAACGAGTTTTATAGGGAATCCTGGTCTCTGTAGTCATCTCCCTGGGCTTTGTAATTGTTATGGTAGGAATAAGAACTGGAGGCACACATGGATTTTATGGTCCATTTTTGTGCTTGCTGGAGTTGTGTTCATTATTGGGGTGGCTTGGTTTTACTTCAGGTACAGGAaggtgaagaaaatgaagaaagggTTATGCACTTCGAGTTGGAAGTCGTTTCACAAGCTGCAGTTTAGTGGGTTAGAGGTTGCTAAGTTGCTGAATGAGGCCAACGTGATAGGAAAGGGAGCATCCGGGAAGGTGTACAAGGTGGTGCTCAGCAACGGTGAGGTGGTGGCAGTGAAAAAAATGAGTGTAGGAGCCCCAAAGAAAGTGGATGAAAATGGTGGTTCCagaaaagatgaatttgatgctGAAGTAGAAGCACTGGGGAGGATCAGACACAAGAATATTGTGAGGTTGTGGTGTTGCTGCAACAGTGGGAACGACAAGCTTTTGGTTTTTGAATACATGCCAAATGGGAGCTTGGGTGATTTGTTACAGGGTAGCAAGAAGAGCTTGTTGGATTGGCCTAAAAGGTGTAAAATTGCTGTTGATGCTGCTGAGGGGCTTTCTTATTTGCATCATGATTGTGTCCCACCGATTGTCCACAGGGATGTGAAATCTAACAATATATTGGTTGATGAGGATTTTGCTGCAAAAGTTGCAGATTTTGGTGTTGCCAAAATGGTGACAAAAGCCGGCCAAGGGACAGAATCAATGTCTGTTATTGCAGGATCATACGGCTACATTGCACCAG AATACGCATACACTCTGAGGGTGAGTGAGAAGTGTGACATATACAGTTTTGGAGTGGTGATTTTGGAGTTGATAACTGGGAGACCCCCCATTGATCCAGAGTATGGTGAAAATGGTTTGGTGAAATGGGTTTCCTCTGCATTGGAACATGAAGGAGTGGATCATGTAGTTGATCCTACGCTGGACTACAGATTCAGGGAAGAAATAAGCAAGGTGTTGAGTGTAGGTCTGCAGTGCACCAGCTCCAACCCAATAACTCGCCCCACAATGAGAAAAGTGGTTAAAATGCTTCGTGAGGTTACAGCAGTGCCCAAACGCACAAGTGTAAACGATGGAAATGAATGA